A window of Roseburia hominis A2-183 genomic DNA:
TTTTGTGGTTGCAGTTTTCCAAAAAAGTGGCGGACGGAAGTGAGAGAAAGTTTGCAGTCACGGAGAGCAAGATTCTACCGCAGTACCAAAATTCGCTTATCGCTCATTTTGCCCCTGCGGGAATCTTGTTGGGGAGTGCCTTCCCCAAACCCTGCCATGCGGCTTACGCCGCTTATCCCGCCGCAGCCATGCGGCAGTCGAAAGGAGGTTTTACCATGCGAAAACGATACAACACACCGCACCGCAGCCGGGTAGTCAAGACACGCATGACCGAGGAAGAATATGCCGAGTTTGCGGAAAGGCTTTCTGCCTGCAACATGAGCCAATCCGAGTTTATCCGGCAAGCCATAACCGGGGCAGCCATACGCCCCATCATAACTGTTTCCCCCGTCAATGACGAGCTGCTTGCCGCTGTTGGGAAGCTGACCGCCGAATACGGCAGGATCGGCGGCAACTTAAACCAGATAGCCCGGACGCTGAACGAGTGGCACAGCCCCTACCCGCAGCTTGCCGGGGAGGTACGGGCGGCGGTTTCCGACCTTGCTGCCCTAAAGTTTGAAATCTTGCAGAAAGTGGGTGACGCGGTTGGCAACATTCAAACATATCAGCTCTAAAAATGCAGACTATGGCGCAGCGGAAGCCTACCTCACATTTGAGCATGACGAGTTTACCATGAAGCCCACCCTTGATGAAAACGGGCGGCTGATACCGAGGGAGGATTACCGCATTTCTTCCCTTAACTGCGGGGGCGAGGATTTCGCTGTTGCCTGTATGCGGGCTAATCTCCGCTATGAGAAAAACCAAAAACGGGAAGATGTGAAAAGCCACCACTATATCATAAGCTTTGACCCACGGGACGGGACAGACAACGGCTTGACCGTAGACCGGGCGCAGGAGTTGGGCGAGCAGTTCTGCAAGGCACATTTCCCCGGACACCAAGCCCTAATCTGCACCCACCCGGACGGGCATAACCACAGCGGCAATATCCATGTGCATATCGTCATCAACTCCCTGCGGATTTATGAAGTCCCGCTTCTGCCCTACATGGACAGACCAGCCGATACACGGGAGGGCTGCAAGCACCGCTGCACCAACGCCGCTATGGAATATTTCAAGAGTGAAGTCATGGAGATGTGCCACCGGGAGGGGCTTTACCAAATCGACCTCCTAAGCGGCAGCAAGGAACGGATAACGGAACGGGAATACTGGGCGGCAAAGAAAGGGCAGCTTGCCCTTGATAAAGAGAACGC
This region includes:
- a CDS encoding plasmid mobilization protein; its protein translation is MRKRYNTPHRSRVVKTRMTEEEYAEFAERLSACNMSQSEFIRQAITGAAIRPIITVSPVNDELLAAVGKLTAEYGRIGGNLNQIARTLNEWHSPYPQLAGEVRAAVSDLAALKFEILQKVGDAVGNIQTYQL